In the bacterium genome, AACCGGATTTAAAACTGATATTCTTTGTGTTGAATTTGTTGTTTCAATTACAGCTCCAGTTAATCTATTTTTTCTGACTGTTCTCACAACTGTCGATGGAAAGTTATCACATGCTACATTATAACTATATGTACTTGCATTATTAGGTTTGCTTTCATCGGTATTTTGCAATGTTACTTTAGCTGTTGGATCTCCCAAGTATTTATATCCGCCTTGATATGGTTTAAATAGATACGAGCAACTTACTTCATATCCATAAGGTGTTGTGGTATTTTTACCTACCAGTTCAGTACTAATAGCATATTCATCACTCATTACTTCAGATGGTGTCAATTGAAACTTTGCGATCTCTTCCAATGTATAATCTTTGAGTTTGGAAACTACATTCTTTTTTATATCTTGATTTACTTTTACAACATAGTTTATACTGTCCTTACTTATATCATTGGCACTTGGTATTGATGAAAATGGAAATAAAAATTTACCATAATAACCCCTTAAAGATTTTAAAGCTTGGTTTGTAGCTCTAAATTCAGTGCCATTTTGTCCAATGTAATAATTTCTCAATGAACCACTGTAATAATTAGTTATTTTGAAAGAATCGGAGATTACATTTGGTTCAAAAACTACCCCAGATTCTTCAAGATAATCCAAGTAATCATAACCATATAGTTCCACTGCAGTACCAATTTGATATGGAATACTAGAACCGGTAGATAATTGAATGTTGGAATTAACCTTCCTTGTCATGTCAAAAGCTTCATCAGTATTCATTCGATTCACATAATTTCCATATTGTATGAAATCCAAATCTTCCGTACCCGCAGCACTTGTATTGACCAAGGATTGAGTCATCGGCATATTCAACCTTGCTGTAGTAACTATATTTCCTGAATACAAAACATCTATCGGGGTATTTACCAAAGTTGTAACAACACATTCATTACCACTGCAGTAATTGCCGATTTCTATGTCTCCGTACTTCAATTCTTTATCAGGCAAGTCGTAATAGCCTAAATAAATATCTTCAGATGAGTTTTCAACATTCACAACATCTTGTGATAAATCTTTGAATTTCAGGCGTTCTACTTCTACGAAAGAACTTTGCCCTGAACTAGTTTTTAACAATTCGCCAGTTTCTATATTTGTTTTAGCTAGATTTTCATTTGAACATGAATACGTGTATTTATTGGCACAACCTGCAACTTCCATAAAATCATACATTTGTGATTCATACCAGTATGTCCAATCATTATTGATACCTGTAGTTGGTTCAGCTATATCTCCATAAATGCATCCATAGTAGTTACTTGAAAGAGGGCTGACACGCAGAGAGTAGTACTTATTGGCATCTTTTACCTCACCTGTTTTGCTCAAAATTTCATTCTCTCCTATCTTCGTATCAAGAGGTAAGTTCATCGCTATGTAATATCTACATGCTCGCCAATGATCTTTATCCGACAAATCAGCAAGACCTAAATCTGTTATTTTACCCTTGATTCTTGGATATTCATTTGTATAAACATTCTCTAACCTAGTATTTGCATAGTATTGATCTCTATCATAAACCGACCTCTCGAGATCAGTAAGTTGAGCAAAGATTTTCCCAGAAGGTTCTTGGCCCCTAATTCTAGATTCACCCAAAGGAGCACCATTGAAGAGTAGCACTGCCTCTATATATGGATTTGTCATAAGTTGGAGCAACATATCATATTCATACTTCTTTGCCCATTCATCTGTTGCAGCAGAATAAATTGGCTTGTTATCGACAGGATCTAGCCCTGTTTCAAGGAAAAATAGCTTTCTATCATTAGCTTTTGCATACTCAAGAGCATCCCTCAATTGAGGTATCATAGTATTACCTTCAGCATCAAAGACATACATATTTATTGCAATTCCGACCAATCCACCAAAATCTGCATTAGCATCTTTCATTTGATTGAGGTATTCAATATCAGCAAGCGACATCACGGGGCTTAGCAAATTTATATGTTTTCTATATTTGTAGTAATCTTCTATTCTCAATGATCCGCCACAGTTGTAATTGCCCTTATTTATATCATCGTCTGAAGTATTCAATGCACACTGAAAGGCTCGCAGTGTTGACAGATGATATATAACTGAATTCATATATCTGGTAACTTTGCCAGCATCAATTTCAGGTATATCTGTTGGTATATTTGGTTCGTTTGGACCAGCTATAGCCCAAACTGATATATCATATCCGTTTGATTTAGTTTTATTTTCCAGTTCAATTGCTAATTTTGCAAGTTTAATTGAATACTTCTCAGCTGCATTGGATATTTGTGATTCATTTCTAGCTAGTGGGGCCAAAATATCACATGTTCTAATGTCAGTAGTAGGACAAACTCTAAGTACAAACCTAGTTCCTGATTTTGACAAATCTTCTATAGTACCAGCTAGTTGTGCAGAATTCATATGTGCGAAATCGTTTACAATTCCTAATCCCCAACCAATATTGTAGTTTTTTCTCAAAAACTTGTTACCTGCTCCATTAAAAATGGTATAGTCAACAGCAGAATTTACCCCAAACCTACAATTATAGACAACACTACCAGGATTTAATGGTTTCAATACTTCCGAAGATGCTATGACATCATTTTTAGGAGAAAGCAAAATACCTACATAAATGAAAACAACAGCAAACATTGCTGATACTATACTTAAATATATTTTACTAATTCTTCTAGTTGACATATCAATTATTAGTTAAATGAAATCTTTAGGCTGATAATTGTCAATAAATTATACAAAATTGTAGATATATTTACATGAAAAAAGTACAATTAATGAGGTGAAATTTTTTAACAGATCAAAACCTATAGTTTTGTGTGTTTTAGATGGATTGGGAGCAGCACCCCCTGACCCTGGAAATGCCGTTGATTTTGCAAATACTCCAAACCTTGACTTTTTGTGGCCAAGATATCCTCACGGTTACCTATATGCCTCAGGGACAGAGGTTGGATTACCTTTTGGAGTACCTGGAAATTCTGAAGTCTGCCACTTAAACATTGGAGCTGGGAAAATTGTAATGAATGACCTATCTAGAATTGATAATGCAATTGTAAAAGGAGAGTTTGACAAAAATCCCGTTTTTGAAAATTTGATAAAAAATTGCATTGACAATGGATCAAATTTGCATATCCTGAGTCTTGCTGGACTTGGGTACACACACAGCAGTATAAATCACCTAAAGTCGTTTATCAAACTGGTACTTGCTAGGTCTGAATTGAAAAATGATTTAAATAACAGAGTCTTTATACATGCATTTACTGATGGTAGAGATTCAGGCCCAAAAACATCAAAGCAGGCACTTGAAGAAATACAAGATGCTTGTGACAGGTTTAAAATTGGGAAAATAGCGAGCCTCGTTGGCAGATACTATGCTATGGATAGAGATGACCGTTGGGAAAGAACCAAAGTAGCCTATGATTTGATCATCGAGGGGCAAGGAGAACACTATGATAATTTTTATGAGGCTATAGATGCAAGTTATGCCTCAAACATTACCGATGAATTTATCACTCCAAAGATATTTCCTGAATTTGAAAATATAAAATGTAATGATTCAGTTATTTTTTTAAATTTTCGATCAGACAGAGCTATACAATTAACTGAGAGTCTAGTTCTTCCAAACTTTGACAAATTTGAAAGAAAACATATATGTGGGCAATTACACCTTGCTACTATGACCAACTTTTACAATGGTTTGGTATCCAATGATAGAGTTGCCTTTCACTCAATCGAAGAAAATATACCGAATCCTCTTGCAAAAGTTATTTCAGACGCTGGTTTGAAGCAACTACATATTGCAGAATCAGAAAAATTTCCTCATGTTACATACTTTTTTAACGGTGCAAATCACGAACCAAATCCTCAAGAAGACTGGGTTGAAGTTCCATCTCCTCGAGATGTGCCTACATATGATTA is a window encoding:
- a CDS encoding 2,3-bisphosphoglycerate-independent phosphoglycerate mutase; this translates as MKFFNRSKPIVLCVLDGLGAAPPDPGNAVDFANTPNLDFLWPRYPHGYLYASGTEVGLPFGVPGNSEVCHLNIGAGKIVMNDLSRIDNAIVKGEFDKNPVFENLIKNCIDNGSNLHILSLAGLGYTHSSINHLKSFIKLVLARSELKNDLNNRVFIHAFTDGRDSGPKTSKQALEEIQDACDRFKIGKIASLVGRYYAMDRDDRWERTKVAYDLIIEGQGEHYDNFYEAIDASYASNITDEFITPKIFPEFENIKCNDSVIFLNFRSDRAIQLTESLVLPNFDKFERKHICGQLHLATMTNFYNGLVSNDRVAFHSIEENIPNPLAKVISDAGLKQLHIAESEKFPHVTYFFNGANHEPNPQEDWVEVPSPRDVPTYDYKPQMSAHELTDEVLERINNNTYDFILINFANPDMVGHTGVLKAGIKAIETVDECIGRIYPEVLKLGGTMIITSDHGNVEEMINKVTGDIDTQHSINPVPFIFIKNGENPREIRFGRLADISPTILNLLQIPVPHDMTGRDLLS